A genomic window from Flavobacterium johnsoniae includes:
- a CDS encoding relaxase/mobilization nuclease domain-containing protein encodes MVAVIKTSSSIRGILNYNENKVDIGKAECISAVNYPLELEKLNFTSKLNRFLKLAELNTNTKRNSVHISLNFDPSENHSKEKLAEIADTYMEKLGFGRQPYLVYQHYDAGHPHCHIVTNNIQRDGKRIDLHLLGIRKSEPARKEIEEMFGLVKAEGRKQKEQFSLNPIDVGRVQYGKAESKKAINSVLNKVLFDYKYSSLPELNAVLNLYNVHADRGSEESRVFKNNGLLYKILDQNSKPIGMPIKASEFDSRPTLKFLEEKFKVNETKKHYCKKHVRNALRQAFFDERMTSVERLSERLKDEAIHTILRKSNEGKLYGITFIDFKTQSVINGSDIGKEFGAKGIQESCAMNILTLEKKCQNTNLDSSEKLQNLDSNAYAKENLADILLRGEKINDYVSKKFKQKKKRRIYRGV; translated from the coding sequence ATGGTTGCAGTGATAAAAACAAGCTCGTCCATAAGAGGCATTCTAAATTACAACGAAAATAAAGTTGATATCGGAAAAGCGGAATGCATTAGCGCGGTTAATTATCCGCTGGAACTGGAAAAACTGAATTTCACTTCAAAATTAAACCGCTTTCTGAAACTGGCAGAACTCAATACCAATACGAAGCGGAATTCAGTGCATATCTCGCTCAACTTTGATCCTTCGGAGAATCATTCGAAAGAAAAACTGGCTGAAATTGCAGACACTTATATGGAAAAACTGGGCTTCGGCAGACAACCTTATCTGGTATACCAGCATTATGATGCGGGGCATCCCCATTGTCATATTGTAACAAACAACATTCAGAGAGACGGAAAAAGAATCGATCTTCATTTATTAGGGATCAGAAAATCAGAGCCTGCCCGAAAAGAAATTGAAGAAATGTTCGGGCTTGTAAAAGCCGAAGGAAGAAAACAGAAAGAACAATTTTCGTTAAATCCAATAGATGTCGGCAGAGTCCAATACGGAAAAGCAGAGTCCAAAAAGGCGATCAATTCAGTTTTAAACAAAGTTTTATTTGATTACAAATATTCAAGCCTGCCTGAACTCAACGCGGTTTTAAATCTCTATAATGTTCATGCTGACAGAGGAAGCGAGGAATCAAGAGTTTTTAAAAACAACGGACTGCTTTACAAGATACTTGACCAGAATTCAAAACCGATAGGCATGCCGATAAAAGCAAGCGAATTCGACAGCAGACCTACCTTAAAATTTCTGGAGGAAAAATTCAAGGTAAATGAAACAAAGAAGCACTACTGCAAAAAACATGTTAGAAATGCTTTGAGACAGGCTTTCTTTGATGAGAGAATGACTTCTGTAGAGAGATTATCCGAAAGGCTCAAAGATGAAGCAATTCATACTATATTAAGAAAAAGCAATGAGGGGAAGCTTTATGGCATTACTTTTATCGATTTTAAAACGCAATCTGTTATCAATGGAAGTGATATCGGAAAAGAGTTCGGTGCAAAAGGAATTCAAGAAAGCTGTGCAATGAATATTCTTACGCTAGAAAAAAAATGCCAGAACACCAATTTAGATAGTTCAGAAAAACTACAAAATTTAGATTCAAATGCTTATGCGAAAGAAAATCTGGCAGATATACTTCTTCGAGGTGAGAAAATAAATGATTATGTATCAAAAAAGTTTAAACAAAAAAAGAAAAGAAGAATTTATAGAGGTGTTTAA
- a CDS encoding RagB/SusD family nutrient uptake outer membrane protein: MKNYIQLRQLIFFNGNKIKLSIYFACIPIFCSLLYSCDSFVDVDLPTSQLTGNTVFENKNTANAALVNVYAQIRDNGLITGKPTGISNLLGNYSDELTFYGTDSNAAKDFYNNTIIASNTTVAGWWNNTYKQIYAANAVIEGVSNNTKLIESDKNQLLGEALFIRALLHFYLANIYGNIPYITTTYYQINAVVSKKPVSEIYSEVINDLQKAISLLPSNYITSGRVRPNKSAAQALLARVYLYDNRWELAEQTASLLINNTNLYPWENNIDKVFLKESTSTIWQLMPSTAGKNTDEGNLFVFTSGPPPLVALNNELFTAFSSDDLRKTHWIKSVTNGTSTWYHANKYKQKSPTGTSVEYSIVMRLEEQYLIRAEARVHLNKLEEAKEDLNKIRNRAGLQNTTATATENLLQAILEERKLELFTELGHRFFDLKRTANLDNVLSGTKPGWNTTDRFFPIPDSELRVNPNLLPQNDGY; this comes from the coding sequence ATGAAAAATTATATACAACTAAGACAGCTTATTTTCTTTAATGGTAATAAAATAAAATTATCAATTTATTTCGCCTGCATACCTATATTTTGCTCTTTGCTCTATTCCTGTGACAGTTTTGTGGATGTAGATCTTCCCACTTCTCAATTAACAGGAAATACAGTATTCGAAAATAAAAATACTGCCAATGCTGCTTTGGTAAATGTTTACGCCCAGATAAGAGACAACGGATTAATTACAGGAAAACCGACAGGAATTTCTAATCTTTTAGGAAACTACTCGGATGAGTTAACGTTTTATGGAACAGACAGTAATGCTGCTAAAGATTTCTATAATAATACTATCATAGCATCAAATACTACTGTCGCAGGATGGTGGAATAATACATACAAACAAATATATGCTGCAAATGCTGTAATTGAAGGAGTATCTAATAATACAAAACTTATTGAATCAGATAAAAACCAGCTACTAGGAGAAGCTCTTTTTATCAGAGCACTACTTCATTTTTATCTTGCTAATATTTATGGGAATATACCGTACATTACAACCACTTATTACCAAATAAATGCTGTTGTTTCTAAGAAACCCGTCTCTGAGATATATTCTGAGGTCATAAATGATTTACAAAAAGCAATATCGCTATTACCGTCTAATTATATTACTTCGGGTCGTGTTCGTCCAAATAAATCAGCAGCACAAGCGTTGTTAGCAAGAGTATATTTGTACGATAATCGATGGGAATTGGCCGAACAAACCGCTTCTCTGCTAATTAATAACACGAATCTATACCCCTGGGAAAACAATATTGATAAAGTATTTCTAAAAGAAAGCACCTCAACCATTTGGCAGCTGATGCCCTCAACAGCTGGTAAAAATACAGATGAAGGAAATCTTTTTGTATTTACCAGTGGACCGCCGCCACTTGTTGCTTTAAATAATGAACTATTTACAGCCTTTAGTTCTGATGATTTAAGAAAAACCCATTGGATAAAATCAGTCACCAACGGAACCTCAACTTGGTATCACGCTAATAAATACAAACAAAAAAGTCCAACGGGAACATCGGTTGAATATTCAATTGTAATGCGTTTAGAAGAACAGTATCTCATTCGTGCGGAAGCAAGAGTACATCTCAATAAACTGGAAGAAGCTAAAGAAGATTTAAATAAGATTAGAAATCGTGCGGGGCTTCAAAACACAACTGCAACGGCAACTGAAAATCTACTGCAGGCTATTCTAGAGGAAAGAAAGCTTGAGTTATTTACTGAGCTCGGGCATCGATTTTTCGATCTTAAAAGAACAGCAAATCTGGATAATGTTCTCTCTGGAACAAAACCTGGATGGAATACTACTGATAGATTCTTTCCAATCCCTGATTCTGAGTTGAGGGTAAATCCAAATCTGCTTCCTCAAAATGACGGATATTAA
- a CDS encoding DUF6520 family protein, which translates to MKTLNVKKLLPVAVFALAIAGAFASSPNGKATNVSAPEQGYINNPNPCSESIDCNNQGSEICTIEDTNQQVFGLNASGTTCNKVLYKLN; encoded by the coding sequence ATGAAAACATTAAATGTGAAAAAGCTTTTGCCTGTGGCAGTGTTTGCCCTTGCAATTGCAGGTGCTTTTGCCTCAAGTCCAAATGGCAAAGCAACTAATGTAAGTGCGCCTGAACAAGGATACATCAATAATCCGAATCCATGTTCTGAATCAATTGATTGTAACAATCAAGGGAGTGAAATTTGTACCATTGAGGACACAAATCAACAAGTTTTTGGTTTGAATGCCAGTGGTACTACTTGTAACAAAGTCTTATACAAATTAAACTAA
- a CDS encoding restriction endonuclease subunit S, giving the protein MSNYLDWQNKISPDRKIVPLFHVANYRISPVDKIVKDNEDKVRLCNYMDVYKNTYITSDLDFMKGSATENEIEKFLIQRGDVLITKDSESWNDIGIPAIVSGDFENITVCGYHLALLRPKTDLITPKFLYYSFESKEHRLQLEIEATGVTRFGIPKDAIGKYKLPLPSISKQNKIVTFLDKEVMKIDLLIENKTKLIALFEEKRKTIINQSVTKGLDLNTAMKDSGIEWLGEIPNCWNLERLKFLTKKIGSGVTPLGGANIYTDTGILFLRSQNIYNDGLRLNDETFIPEDIHKEMRSSQVQKGDLLLNITGGSIGRCYYFNLDIEANINQHVCIIRVNKKILYRYLHFVIISLVGQYQIDLLQYGGGREAISFENIKNFSISFPQSIESQKEIVKFLDKECLRFDKITNKIKTTIDLLKEKRTAIISAAINGEIEI; this is encoded by the coding sequence ATGAGTAATTATTTAGATTGGCAAAATAAGATTTCGCCTGATAGAAAAATAGTACCACTCTTTCATGTGGCCAATTACCGTATATCCCCTGTTGATAAAATAGTGAAGGATAATGAAGATAAAGTAAGACTTTGTAACTATATGGACGTTTATAAAAACACTTACATTACATCTGACCTAGACTTCATGAAAGGCTCCGCAACTGAAAATGAAATAGAAAAATTTCTAATTCAAAGAGGAGATGTGTTAATTACAAAAGATTCCGAAAGTTGGAACGATATTGGAATTCCTGCAATTGTATCGGGGGATTTTGAAAATATTACCGTTTGTGGTTATCATTTGGCTTTATTGAGACCCAAAACAGATTTAATTACTCCAAAATTTTTATATTATTCGTTTGAATCAAAAGAGCATAGACTCCAATTAGAAATTGAAGCAACTGGTGTTACTAGATTTGGAATACCCAAAGATGCTATTGGAAAATATAAGCTGCCACTGCCATCAATATCCAAACAAAACAAAATTGTAACGTTTTTAGACAAAGAAGTAATGAAAATAGACTTATTAATTGAAAACAAAACAAAACTTATAGCACTGTTTGAAGAAAAGAGAAAAACCATTATCAATCAATCGGTTACTAAAGGTTTAGACCTAAATACAGCAATGAAAGACTCAGGAATTGAGTGGTTGGGTGAAATTCCGAATTGTTGGAATCTTGAAAGACTAAAATTTTTAACAAAAAAAATAGGAAGTGGGGTAACGCCTTTAGGAGGAGCAAACATTTATACAGATACAGGCATTTTGTTCTTGAGAAGTCAAAACATATACAATGATGGATTAAGATTGAATGATGAAACGTTTATTCCTGAAGATATACATAAAGAAATGAGATCTTCTCAAGTACAAAAGGGAGATTTGCTGTTAAATATTACAGGTGGTTCAATTGGAAGATGTTATTATTTCAATTTAGACATAGAAGCTAACATTAATCAACATGTTTGCATCATAAGAGTTAACAAGAAGATTTTATATAGATACTTGCACTTTGTAATCATTTCATTGGTAGGACAGTATCAAATCGATTTACTCCAATACGGAGGTGGTCGAGAAGCAATTTCTTTTGAAAACATCAAGAATTTCTCAATCTCTTTTCCGCAATCTATAGAGAGTCAGAAAGAAATTGTAAAATTTCTTGATAAAGAATGTTTGAGGTTTGATAAAATTACAAATAAGATAAAGACAACAATCGACCTATTAAAAGAAAAA
- a CDS encoding alpha/beta hydrolase family protein: protein MKINYKRLVQVESFLSRITFLFFVLVACPLLGQVKQKKMLQESDYHLWHTLQSENISENGNWISYKLVYPNGKDTLFVKNTKLDIQYVFPNAFNGSFNREESFACISPIAGLQILNLKTGKSHTYAGITQYKYTRNKKYIIAYSKAGDPSLEIKKSSGLTIMKIDNVREYKIAPQENAVMFSDGHCIGFITLTDKLEKTILVEKSENSFFNLTWQNNGNAVAFLQKKGNLNENNLFFFNLKNKKLFEFDSEKLLNLKDNFIISPTVTTKLTISDDGQRVFFGIKKREYNYSVIDSTQVQIWNASDKLLYSQREEIGQWDKVAKLGVWFPYENKFKQITSNQLPKVILAGNQKFAITFNPWQYEPQYKQQGDIDLNLTNLISGDSSRILTKHSGNKNHTIISSTGNFITYFKDQKWWAYDILKKIHLNCSANISQPLFDQNYNSAGEVPAYGILGWTKNDSSLLLYDQFDIWEVSPDGRTVKRLTHGREKNIQFRIAKQQHENFKTENYNGFYAVEIDLDHALILQAKNNEKSGYFIWNKTDAEKPLVFNEMKNSYLMKSSKGESYIFQQQSYEKAPSLWFKKDKKSSNRLIVQSNKQQKDFYWGKAEKIHYSNKNGTSLTGALFYPANYNPAKKYPLIVSIYELKSQEFYQYVNPTLYSDTGFNVTNYTAQGYFVFCPDIIYEIGNPGISAGDCVLSATQSVIDKGIIQKDKIGLIGHSFGGYETNFIITQTSLFAAAVSGAGVADLTSWYLTMGWNTGTPEIWRFENQQWRMGKSLFEDRQAYSRNSPLEFVKNIQTPLLSWTGKQDRQVHWYQSIEFYLALRRLQKEHILLVYPQEKHVIMNPKDQEDLSNHIKQWFDYHLQNKSLPSWVIYK from the coding sequence ATGAAAATCAATTACAAAAGACTAGTACAGGTTGAGTCATTTTTATCCCGTATTACATTTTTATTTTTTGTTTTAGTAGCCTGCCCTTTATTGGGGCAGGTAAAACAAAAAAAGATGCTTCAGGAATCCGACTATCATCTGTGGCATACACTGCAATCTGAAAATATTTCTGAAAATGGAAACTGGATAAGTTACAAACTTGTTTATCCAAATGGTAAAGACACTCTTTTTGTTAAGAATACAAAACTGGACATACAGTATGTTTTTCCAAATGCATTTAATGGAAGTTTCAATAGGGAAGAAAGCTTCGCCTGCATTTCGCCAATAGCAGGACTGCAAATACTTAATTTAAAAACTGGCAAATCGCATACTTATGCTGGAATAACCCAATACAAATACACAAGAAATAAAAAATACATTATTGCATATAGCAAAGCAGGAGATCCTTCTCTGGAAATAAAAAAATCCTCAGGATTAACGATAATGAAAATTGATAATGTTCGCGAATATAAAATAGCTCCACAAGAAAATGCTGTTATGTTTTCTGATGGGCATTGCATCGGATTTATAACTTTAACTGACAAACTCGAAAAGACTATCCTTGTTGAAAAATCCGAAAATTCATTTTTTAATTTAACGTGGCAAAACAACGGAAATGCCGTTGCCTTTTTACAAAAAAAAGGCAATCTCAATGAAAACAATTTATTTTTCTTTAACCTTAAAAATAAAAAGCTTTTTGAATTCGATTCCGAAAAACTTTTAAACCTTAAAGATAATTTCATAATTAGTCCTACTGTGACGACTAAATTGACAATATCTGATGATGGACAGCGTGTTTTCTTTGGAATAAAAAAACGGGAGTATAATTATTCCGTAATTGATTCAACACAAGTACAAATATGGAATGCCTCCGATAAGTTATTGTATTCGCAGCGAGAAGAAATTGGGCAATGGGATAAAGTAGCCAAACTGGGTGTTTGGTTTCCTTATGAAAATAAATTTAAACAAATAACTAGTAATCAACTTCCAAAAGTAATCCTAGCTGGGAACCAAAAGTTTGCTATCACATTTAATCCGTGGCAGTATGAACCCCAATACAAACAACAGGGAGATATAGACCTCAACTTAACCAATCTTATATCAGGGGATTCAAGCAGAATATTAACTAAACATTCTGGAAATAAAAATCACACAATTATATCTTCAACAGGTAATTTCATAACCTACTTTAAAGATCAGAAGTGGTGGGCATATGATATATTGAAAAAGATCCACCTTAACTGCTCAGCCAATATTAGCCAGCCTCTCTTTGACCAAAATTATAACTCAGCAGGTGAAGTTCCCGCATATGGGATTTTAGGCTGGACAAAAAATGACTCTTCACTATTGCTTTATGATCAATTTGACATCTGGGAAGTTTCTCCCGATGGCAGAACAGTTAAAAGATTAACACACGGCAGAGAAAAAAACATACAATTCAGGATAGCAAAACAGCAGCATGAAAATTTTAAAACAGAAAACTACAATGGTTTCTATGCTGTAGAAATTGATCTCGACCATGCATTAATTCTTCAGGCAAAAAACAATGAAAAAAGCGGCTATTTTATTTGGAATAAAACCGATGCGGAAAAGCCTCTAGTTTTTAATGAAATGAAAAATAGCTATCTGATGAAATCTTCAAAAGGAGAAAGTTATATTTTTCAACAGCAGAGTTATGAAAAAGCTCCTTCGCTCTGGTTTAAAAAAGATAAAAAAAGCAGTAATAGGTTAATTGTTCAAAGCAACAAACAGCAGAAAGATTTTTATTGGGGTAAGGCTGAAAAAATTCATTATTCTAACAAAAATGGAACATCTTTAACAGGCGCACTTTTTTATCCTGCTAATTATAATCCCGCTAAGAAATATCCCTTAATAGTCAGCATCTATGAATTAAAATCTCAGGAATTTTATCAATATGTTAATCCCACTTTGTATTCTGATACAGGATTTAACGTAACGAATTATACCGCTCAAGGTTATTTCGTTTTTTGCCCTGATATTATATACGAAATTGGCAATCCCGGTATTTCTGCAGGAGATTGTGTTCTTTCAGCAACTCAGTCTGTAATCGATAAAGGTATTATTCAAAAAGATAAGATAGGTTTGATAGGCCACTCTTTTGGAGGTTATGAAACTAATTTTATAATTACCCAAACCAGTTTATTTGCAGCTGCGGTCTCTGGTGCAGGTGTAGCAGATTTAACAAGCTGGTATTTAACAATGGGATGGAATACTGGTACTCCAGAAATATGGCGTTTTGAAAATCAGCAATGGCGTATGGGAAAATCACTTTTTGAAGATAGACAGGCATACAGCCGCAACTCTCCATTGGAATTTGTAAAAAACATTCAAACTCCATTACTCTCCTGGACAGGCAAGCAGGATCGGCAAGTGCATTGGTATCAAAGCATAGAATTTTACTTAGCATTGCGAAGACTGCAAAAAGAGCATATTTTATTAGTGTATCCTCAGGAAAAGCATGTTATAATGAATCCAAAGGATCAGGAAGATCTCAGCAATCATATTAAACAGTGGTTCGATTATCATCTGCAGAATAAAAGCCTTCCCTCTTGGGTTATTTATAAATAA
- a CDS encoding plasmid mobilization protein codes for MKRENSNRTRIVGLRLTPLEYAELEKRFRASTCRKLSDHMRRHLFNKPIVTTYRNQSLDDLMEETALLTSELRAIGNNINQIARKINTLKTVPDFKGHLYLFEIQRKRLFDKMEEVSGHTQKIAEKWLQ; via the coding sequence ATGAAAAGAGAAAATTCAAACAGAACACGAATCGTGGGACTGCGATTGACTCCTTTGGAGTATGCCGAACTGGAAAAGAGATTTAGAGCAAGCACTTGTCGGAAATTAAGTGACCATATGAGAAGGCACTTATTTAACAAACCCATTGTAACCACATACAGAAACCAGTCTTTGGACGATCTGATGGAAGAGACAGCTCTACTTACTTCCGAATTACGGGCAATCGGCAATAATATAAATCAGATTGCCAGAAAGATTAACACGCTCAAAACTGTTCCCGATTTCAAAGGGCATCTTTATCTTTTCGAAATCCAGAGAAAAAGACTTTTTGACAAAATGGAAGAGGTCTCAGGCCACACCCAGAAAATAGCAGAAAAATGGTTGCAGTGA
- a CDS encoding type I restriction-modification system subunit M, translating to MTSHQQHIKFIWDIADLLRGPYRPPQYERVMLPMTVLRRFDSVLESTKDKVLKEYENLKQKYHNDVSPSLLSSKLEKITGQKFYNTSPFTFEKLKGAPDSIAQDLVSYINGFSPNVRQIFEFFDFEKEIFAMNDANILYLIISEFTKVNLHPNVVKNRDMGLIFENLIRRFNELANETAGDHFTPREIIKLMVNLLFIDDDNFLQGKSVIREILDPTCGTGGMLSEAKNHVKELNHEAILVAYGQDYNKRAFATAAADLLIKNESSSKFEDTIKYGDTLIDDQFSENKFDYLIANPPFGVDWKKQKSQIDRDKTGRFIAGLPRVNDGALLFLQHMISKFEPYEPTNKKFGSRLAVVFSGSPMFSGGAGSGESDIRKWIIENDWLEGIIALPEQMFYNTGITTYIWVLTNRKATKQKGKIQLFDAREFYIPMRKSQGSKRRKIGEGNIDDGIVNVIEPDQIKMITKEYGRYQNTTNTKNFDNKDFGFTRVTVERPLRLKYQMSLEGKSAFLDACPHLLDDIQAIDIKLGREPLMNWTKVLKEIKKINQKKWSAKELNLFRSVFTIKDAEAEKVQKGKDEFEADPDLRDFENIPLKINIREYFKNEVLPFVPDAWMDRSKDKVGYEINFNRYFFKTDNNRSLDIINKELNIVENEILELLNN from the coding sequence ATGACCTCACATCAACAACATATAAAATTTATTTGGGATATAGCAGATTTATTACGTGGACCGTACAGACCTCCACAATATGAACGTGTTATGTTACCTATGACTGTTTTACGTCGTTTTGATTCTGTTTTAGAAAGCACAAAAGATAAAGTACTTAAAGAATATGAAAACTTAAAGCAAAAATATCATAATGATGTTTCGCCTTCCCTATTAAGTTCTAAACTTGAAAAAATTACTGGACAAAAATTTTATAATACCTCTCCTTTTACCTTTGAAAAATTAAAAGGTGCTCCTGATAGCATTGCTCAGGATTTGGTTAGCTACATTAATGGTTTTTCACCGAATGTCAGACAAATTTTTGAATTTTTTGATTTTGAGAAAGAAATATTTGCAATGAATGATGCTAATATTTTGTATTTAATTATTTCCGAATTTACGAAAGTTAATTTACATCCGAATGTTGTTAAAAACAGGGACATGGGACTTATATTCGAAAATTTAATTCGTCGCTTTAATGAATTAGCAAACGAAACAGCGGGAGATCACTTTACACCACGCGAAATTATCAAATTAATGGTAAACCTTTTGTTTATTGATGATGATAATTTTTTGCAAGGCAAATCGGTTATTCGTGAGATATTAGATCCTACCTGCGGCACAGGAGGCATGTTGTCTGAAGCTAAAAATCATGTAAAAGAGCTTAACCATGAAGCCATATTGGTAGCATATGGACAAGATTATAATAAACGTGCTTTTGCTACTGCAGCAGCCGATTTATTGATTAAAAATGAAAGTTCTTCCAAATTTGAAGACACTATTAAATACGGTGATACCTTAATTGATGATCAATTTTCAGAGAACAAATTTGACTATTTGATTGCTAATCCACCATTTGGTGTAGATTGGAAAAAGCAAAAATCGCAAATTGATCGCGACAAGACTGGACGTTTTATAGCAGGTTTACCTCGCGTTAATGATGGTGCTTTGCTGTTTTTGCAGCATATGATTAGTAAGTTTGAGCCTTATGAGCCTACTAACAAAAAGTTTGGCTCTCGACTAGCTGTTGTATTTAGCGGTTCACCCATGTTTTCTGGAGGAGCTGGATCAGGAGAAAGTGATATTCGTAAATGGATTATTGAAAATGATTGGCTAGAAGGCATCATTGCTTTGCCAGAACAAATGTTTTACAATACTGGAATCACAACTTATATTTGGGTATTAACTAACCGAAAAGCGACTAAACAAAAGGGTAAAATTCAATTATTTGATGCTAGAGAATTTTATATTCCTATGCGTAAGAGTCAGGGAAGCAAACGGCGTAAGATCGGCGAAGGGAACATTGATGACGGTATTGTCAATGTAATTGAACCCGATCAAATAAAAATGATTACAAAAGAGTATGGTCGATATCAGAATACTACAAACACTAAAAATTTTGATAATAAGGATTTCGGCTTTACAAGGGTGACCGTAGAGCGACCATTACGTTTAAAATACCAAATGTCTTTAGAAGGAAAATCTGCATTTTTAGATGCTTGTCCTCATTTACTAGATGATATACAAGCGATTGACATAAAGCTAGGTCGCGAACCTTTAATGAATTGGACTAAAGTATTAAAGGAAATAAAAAAAATAAACCAAAAAAAATGGTCCGCAAAGGAATTGAATCTTTTTCGTAGTGTTTTTACAATCAAAGATGCTGAAGCGGAAAAAGTACAAAAAGGCAAAGATGAATTCGAAGCTGATCCTGATTTACGTGATTTTGAAAACATTCCTTTGAAAATAAACATAAGAGAATATTTTAAAAACGAAGTATTGCCATTTGTACCTGATGCTTGGATGGATAGATCAAAAGATAAAGTGGGCTACGAAATCAATTTTAATCGTTATTTCTTCAAAACAGATAATAATCGTTCCTTGGATATTATCAACAAGGAATTAAATATTGTTGAAAATGAAATTCTAGAGCTATTAAATAATTAA
- a CDS encoding MauE/DoxX family redox-associated membrane protein, producing the protein MRNNVIIKSMVLEIICLLHVVLFVYAAISKLLDFENFRVQLGQSPLLSAFAGSVAWIVPILELLIALFITIKRWKLISLFAAFNLMVMFTSYIYIILNYSSFIPCSCGGILEKMGWKEHFFFNLVFIMLAAAGILISAGRVSQTSFISKPAVLASSFVLSIFFSVGLVTILFISSENIIHHRNNFVRRFPHHQAVKRSEVDLLYNSYYFAGVANGNLYLGNNTAPLHLVSFDSVLQKKTSLKIELDKSDFKFKAVKINISAPYFFVADGNVPCLFRGKISDWKASLFMNQKAFFSLITSIDSLNVAFRGQAVKNNENIIGSIFLGKNQKVKLNPKLLKKQIDGIFDTDGMLHYSPKIKRIVYVYLYRNEFVVANDSLDLKYIGKTIDTTSQAQIKISNITSRNQKKMSAPPIIVNKASTVCKNLLFIYSPVHGLYESKDLWNQASTVDVYDLNDASYVSSFYVYNMGDQKIRNIIVNENYLYALIGNYIVCYQLSNSLLQHYKSEL; encoded by the coding sequence ATGAGAAATAATGTAATAATTAAAAGTATGGTTCTCGAGATTATTTGTCTACTGCATGTAGTTCTGTTCGTATATGCAGCAATAAGCAAATTGTTGGATTTTGAAAATTTTAGAGTGCAATTGGGACAATCCCCTTTATTAAGTGCTTTTGCTGGATCAGTTGCGTGGATTGTACCAATACTCGAATTACTTATTGCTTTATTTATTACTATCAAAAGATGGAAATTGATCAGTCTTTTTGCGGCTTTTAATTTGATGGTCATGTTTACATCGTACATCTATATTATATTAAATTATAGTTCTTTTATTCCTTGTTCATGTGGAGGTATCTTAGAAAAAATGGGATGGAAGGAACATTTCTTTTTTAATTTGGTTTTCATAATGCTGGCAGCAGCGGGTATCCTGATATCGGCCGGTAGGGTGTCTCAGACATCTTTTATTTCAAAACCCGCTGTTCTTGCCAGTTCTTTCGTCCTTTCGATTTTTTTTAGTGTTGGTCTAGTGACTATTTTATTTATTTCATCTGAAAATATAATACATCATCGGAATAATTTTGTACGCCGTTTTCCTCATCATCAGGCCGTAAAAAGGAGTGAAGTTGATCTTCTTTATAATTCGTATTATTTTGCTGGAGTAGCAAATGGAAATTTATATTTAGGAAATAATACTGCTCCGTTACATCTAGTGTCATTCGATAGTGTTTTGCAAAAGAAAACATCATTAAAAATAGAATTGGATAAGAGTGATTTTAAATTTAAAGCTGTCAAAATTAATATTTCAGCACCTTACTTTTTTGTTGCGGATGGAAATGTCCCTTGTTTGTTTAGAGGAAAAATCTCAGATTGGAAAGCATCATTATTTATGAATCAAAAAGCATTTTTTTCACTAATTACATCAATCGATTCTCTGAATGTTGCCTTTCGAGGGCAGGCGGTAAAGAATAATGAAAATATAATTGGGTCCATCTTTCTGGGAAAGAATCAAAAAGTAAAATTAAATCCAAAACTGTTAAAAAAACAAATTGATGGAATTTTTGATACAGACGGCATGCTGCATTACAGTCCGAAGATAAAACGTATCGTTTATGTGTATTTATATCGAAATGAATTTGTCGTAGCTAATGATTCTCTTGATTTAAAATATATAGGAAAAACTATAGATACTACAAGCCAAGCACAAATTAAAATTTCCAACATTACAAGCAGGAATCAAAAGAAAATGTCGGCACCGCCGATTATCGTTAACAAAGCCAGTACAGTATGTAAAAATCTTCTTTTTATTTACTCACCAGTTCATGGATTATATGAGTCGAAAGATTTATGGAACCAGGCAAGTACTGTTGATGTTTATGATTTGAATGATGCTTCTTATGTTTCGAGCTTTTATGTTTATAATATGGGAGATCAAAAAATAAGAAATATAATTGTTAATGAGAATTACCTCTATGCCCTTATTGGTAATTATATAGTTTGTTATCAACTTAGTAATTCACTCTTACAGCATTACAAAAGTGAATTATGA